From the genome of Fusarium fujikuroi IMI 58289 draft genome, chromosome FFUJ_chr06:
TAAGTGAAGATCGTCGGAAAGTCCTTGGCGGCGGAGGTTTGTTTTACTTCGGAAGATCTATGACTCTACGGAGGATCTCCATGACGCTAACCTTCATATCTCCGTCAATGATCTCTAGTGCCACTACCCCGCAAGAATCAGCAATTAGTCAATGGTATTTAATAGCCCTCGGGAATAGTCTGGTCTGCTGCGGGTTGCTAGCTCAGAACTTAGCACCGGAGCAACAGGTTAGGCCTCTTCGGAGTAACAGTGGGAGACACAACCCCTCAGCACGAAGCCGAGGCTTCTTGTGAATCATCAAAGTGTCCGAGCAACTAGAATACTGCACAGAAACTCATAAGCTTCAGTCGCGCAGTTAGAGATATACTAGCTTAACTCgtgttttatatttaaaagaacGTGGTTTTAGCTCTCTTGTATTTAATCAAGTTTGCATATTATTTGAGACTCCAATCCACATGAAGCTATTCCTTGCCCAATGCAGCCTGAAAGCCACTCGCTCTGTTCTTTCGGCGGCGTTGAACGTCTCTAAGCAAGCGAGTGGTGTCTTTGAATTCCTGTTGCGCCAGTGCCCTGATCCTGGAACCACGTCACCTATGTTGTTTCACTACCTGCCACACGCTGTTCTGACTTCCTTGTGCCGGGCACTGGCACTCAGCTCGGCATTTACCGCCGCACTCGCCTCTTCCAGGATTGATACACATCTTCATGTATTGCCTCCTGCCTTTGCCGCCGCGATCAATGCCGCTGGCGGCGATCCCACAGGATACACAACTCCCTATTGGACTCTTGAGGGCATGATTGCATCCATGGATCGGACAAGCACAGACATTGGTACGTCATTGGCAACGATTATACATTGCAAGAAAACAGACTCTAACTAAGTGTCCCACTTACAGGCATCATGTCGGTCTCGGCACCCGGAGTCCAGATTGCCGGCACTGGCCAAGCTGCCCGTGACCTTGCAAGGACATGCAATAAGTACCTGGCCACGACCGCAACCAAGTCCGCGTATGGCAAACGACTGGGATTCTTCGGTGTCTTGCCGGATTGGCGCGATGTAAATGGTACATTGGCTGAGATAGACTTTCTGTACTCGACGCAAAAGTTGTGTAACGGTGTCACGGTGTTTACTACCTATGGAGATATGCTTCTCGGCAACCCACTCTTCCTCCCAATTTGGCAAAAGCTTCAGGACTACAAAGCTCTCATATTCATTCATCCGGATAGCTTATCGGTAGGCCCCAAGTTCATCGCTGGCGGCCTGCCCCAGCCGATTGTCGATTTCCCGCTCGCCACTACCCGGACGGCGGTAGACTTGATCATGACCAAGACGCTGCGCAAGTTCCCGGATATTGACATAATCCTATCCCACGCAGGCGGCACACTTCCTTTTATTGCTAGTAGAGCATTAGGCAGTCTTGCCGTACCAGATATTAGCCAGATTATCGGGTATAGCATGGCTGATGCTAAGGCTGACCTTGGTCGTTTTTACTTCGACATTGCCTTGAGCACTAGTGCTGCCCAACTGCATGGACTTCTGGACACAGTAGATGCAGACCACATCCTATTTGGGTCCGACTACCCTTATGCTCCAGCCTTTGCCATTGACGCTTTGCTGCTGCAGTATGCACAATTCGTGGCTACGGATAAAAGAGGACCTCTAATTCGTCCAGAAAAGCTTCGCGCGAATTCCTTATCTCTTCTTAACAAGCATGCTTTGATGGGGGCCTTGAAGTAATTCTATAAAGCCTCCTAGGGTCAGATTTTACCATATTCATGCATAATACTGTCACCAAAACGCGTCCACACGACTGTAAGGCAGTCAGAAACAATAACTTGAATTTGATCCTAAGGATAGCTATTAGAcaagctataatataaaagaaaatagagGAAGGTTTgaattaaatttaaaaaccAGTATCTAGGACTTATGTAATGGGAAGAATTTCTTTCCATAATCTAGTTACTAGCCTTAGTATTGCTTTATCCCATATTTACTATTTGCACTCTGGATGTGGATGGCGAAAAAAGGTAAATGAGAAGCTAAGACAAATCAGGAAGCATTCTGCGGGACGGGACCACCACTGCGAAAGATGATCGGCGCACGCGTAGCCGAGTAGATGTCCAACTGAGGGGCCATGTGCAATAACAACTCCTCATCCTGTCGCTATACCAGTTTTTAAACGAAAAAAATTGAGTCATGGTCGGAGTTCCGGGTCGTTCAAAAGCTTGCCATACCTGCAAGAGTCGTAAGCTCGGGGTAAGTTCTTACCTTTGTCAGTCATGTATCTGTCTGCTGATTTGCTCCAAGTGTGATCAACTTCGCCCGTGGTGTCGCCGATGCACCCGGGCTGGACTCAGCTGTGGAGGGTATGATAGGTATCCCATCTTCGTCAACAGCACCCAAGATGGAAACAGCGCTCTATCGGCTAGATCATACTCGCCACGTCATGCCTCAGACCAGACTGCGGTATCAACGCCTTTGCTTGACCTATCGCTTGAACGCACAGCAGCAGAGTCAAAGTGTCTGTTCCTCTACTGGCGCTTCCTACTCCCTAATAATGGACAGCTGTTCCCCCTGCAGGCCAACAGGTATTCGACTACAGGGTGGATACAGATCGTGCAAGACTTGGCCCAAAACGATGCCTGCGTTCGTACTGGGCTTCTCGCCAATGCATTGGCATTGGTTGGGCAGAAAACGGAACAGTTGTCCGTCGTTATGGAGGCATTTAATATGTACACCAAAGCGCTGCAGACACTCGCTCGATCTTTACGCCATATCAAACCAGAAGAGACGACAGAGGACCCTAGGTTGATGACATCGGCGCTTCTGGCGGCATTTGAGGTATTGTTACTTTTTGTGCTGCTGCCTTTCTCTCATGGCTGACATGGGTAGCTACTTCAGGTATCCGATGGCCGTCAGTCTTGGCTCCATGGAATGACCTGGCTTCGTCACTCGGCAGGGCAAAAAGCCATTATCCTTGCCAGAGGCCCAGAGAGCTACAAAAACGGTCTCGCTCACCAACTATTTGTAGACGGCCGCCTACATCTGGTATGGGAGACCCTATTCTTATTTCAACTCCAAAGACTAAGATTCGTCTCTAGATATACCCGGACATTCACGAACGTAAACGGTCGGTATTTAATACCCCAGGGTGGAAGTCCATACCATGGTCCACGCTGCCAAAGAATCCAAAGGACGAGTTGGTGGACATACTTCTGGAGATTCCAGGTCTgctggaagatcttgagcGTAAGCCTGCACATGAGACGCAGCAGGGGTCATTGTATGCGCAACTGCAGGAAAGATGCCGTATTTGCGATGAAAGTCTACGCAACTGGTCCACTTCTTCCGGCCAAGCTAGTGTCAGTTTCGCCGAAGGGTTAATATCCACCCCTGCAACCCAGGTCTCCTCTCTGTCCTCAGAAGACTTCGCCATGGCTCATTTGGGTATGATCTACTGGGCGACTTGCAGCCTTCTGTACCGAGTCATGGCTGACGACACTAATACCGGGCTTCACTGCCGTAAAATCTTGCTCATGGTCCCCTTCTTCCAGAGGCCCGATATGggtgccatcttcatcaactttgTGGGGTTTCCAGTTAGCGTTGTCGTAAGCTTTATCGCACGACAAGAGAATCATGCTGCCTTTGAGGCGCTGAAAGAATTACTCTACAAGATATTTATGGACCCAAATCGTGGCAGCCAGCTACGGGCATTTTATGAGACGTGGACATGGCAGAGCACTAATGAGACACGAGTGGTCATGAATAAAACGAAAGCAAGGACTAAGTAACCTATGTACGCGCGATCCTATAATCTCCAGGATTTGTGCGCATGTTCATATCTTGTCTACTCTACATCCACACTTGCAATTGCCACGCCATTGCTGCTTTGCACAAGATCTGTGGCAGATCTACCGTTTCGAGCTACTTCTATCTCTTCAGGCGTTGGTAGATTAACAATCATCAAATAGAGAATGTTCTAGATCTGTGTCAGCTAAATCTCTGTCAAAAGCTTCGCATCGGGCGACATACGCGACTAATGCGACGCTGTCCGTTCTCTAACAGCTCAGACTGGTGCTGGAACTGTTGTAGTTGTAGCTCGTAAGCGCTTTCATACTGCTGGATGTAGGCTTGCTTTTCTTCAGCAGTGAGATCCATACCTTGTAGTACAGAGATGAGGTTTTCCATCTGAGAAGATTGTTGGTCTCGGATAAGCTGCTCTTGGTTGGCCATGGCAGAGCGCAtactttctttttgcttttcaaTATTGGGTGTCAGCTTACCCCCAGATAAGAGGCCAAGTAAGCCACCGTTAGAGGCAGGATGGTTTGGGTCCAGATAGCGATTTGAGAAAGGCTTTCGTGGAACCGAGGAGAGTACATCTCCATTACTTTCAGATGCCTTCGTAAGTCTTGGAGTCAGCTAATGAGACTCAAGGGCTACGTGGAAGGGAGGTACTACTTACGTAGCGCGCCTGAGCGCGTTGATCAAAGTAGTCGTTCAGCTTGGCAAACACCGTTCTCTTCTTGTCAGTGTCCGGAGTGGTTCTCTCGATAGTTGGATAGATTAGAGTCGCAACGGAGTCGGGTAGATCCTCTTCACCATGGGAGACGCCAGCCAAAGGATTTCGCAGGTTCCTTTTGGCTTTGGATGATGTTGCGGACGTCGACTCAAGTTTCAGCATAGCTTGCGCTGGATCAACTCTttctttgttgatggtggaGATCGGACTGTAAGACATGAGAAGGCAATACAGTCCCCGCGGCTGGAAGAAATTGACGTTCGCTCGATCCATGAAAGAGTTCGTTCTATTTGTAGATCAGCCATAAGAACGAGAAAGCAAACAGCAGACCTACTTCCATCGAGTCTCCGTCTTGGCGATAACCCCAGCGACGATCTGCACGGCAGCGGAAACGCCTAGGGCGATGTGATTGGGAATGAACCCGGTGCCCATGGCAGCCACCTGAATGGCATAGAGCCATTTGGACGCTTGTACGGCGTTGTTGATAGACTGTATGAAGGCGATGAATGTTTCTTGATCGATACCAAATGCCTGAAGATCGGGTGCGTATGCCTCTACGAAACCACGTTCTTTGTTTCCGGGGCGTCTCTGGGGGATGACAACTGGACTACTTAACCGAAGTGGTGATAGGTTGACACCCAGCCCCGGATGTttcatcaagaagctgtcCAAAGTCGAGCCTGAAATTTGCTCCATCTCTCTGGTCCTGTCCTCAGAACGGCCGTTATAGGATAAGGGATTGTTGTTCGAAGTCATAATGGTTTCGTGATTTAGTTATTGGAATGCAGGCAGGCTTCGTTGGCATTAACATGAGGGAGGGAtccttttaaatacttttttcAAGCCAGTCCGGTTCCCGTTGGCGTTGAGCAATGTTGTTGGGAAGGATTTAACAGTACGGTGTGGCTGGTCCGTTTGACGCAATTGCAGGTCTACGCCTACGGCGAGGGGTATAGACAGTGTTCTGACATGCTGTGCTCAGGCACTGCATACCTAAAAATCGGATAATGTAATAATTTTCTAGCTTCAATATGACTTCAAATGAAaaaattactttctatatatgTTGTTGCATATCCGACTAAGTACTTAAGTAATTAGAcattaaataattaataggcATTGGTAAGAATTTTAAACCCTAGCCATAAGTCTTCGATATAAATAACACATTAACCGTTTTATTATCTACAAAATATCTACTTTAGTTCAAATTGCTTTTTACCCTCTGCACTCAGACCCAAGTCAACAActtccttctcctcgctCACGACCGTTCTCAAGTCTCCAAAGGGAAGGATAACAACCAGTGACTTCCAGGGAGCTTGGAAGCCAGAGCTTTCATCCTTGGAgaacttgaccttgatcACCGACTCGGTAGCCGAGTAAGCAATGGTATAAGAagagatcttgttcttggttgACACAGAGGtaccatcatcttcataccACGTCGTCTCGTGCCACTTGCCATCGCGAGACGCCTTCTGAGGAGGGAAAATCTCGACCCCGCGGTAGTCATCGAGTGGGAGATTTGCCACGTTCTCTTTCTCACCCGGAGAAAGAACCTGGACATCTCGGCCAACAGCAACGGCACGGCCAACCTTGCCGAGAACAGGAATACCAGCACCATGCCACTCAACGTCCAGGTCAACCCACTGCCCAGCCTCAAGATACTGGTATGGTGCATTCAGGTTCAGATatccctcatcatcgtctgaAGCCTTTGGAAGATAGAACTTGACCTTGCTTGCTCCAGCCTCGAAAACGCCGCCAACGAGCATGGAGTCACCGAGCCAGTACTGTTTCTCTCCATCAAGCAGCTTCCAGACTTCAGGGTCGGACTCGTAGCCCCAACCGATCCatctctgaggaggagaagcagtCTGGTGACTCTCAAGAGACAGAGAGTAGATGTAAGGAATCAATGCATAGCGACGCTTGATAGTCTTGCGGACAAGATGTGTGATCGATGGGTGCATCCAAGGCTCAATGACATCGCCGATCGAGTTGTCTTCGCCTGTCTTGAAGCAGTTGATTGCGAATCGAGGAGAGTAGATACCGAGTTGGACCCAtcggagaagaagctcagggTCAGGCTGAGGACCCTCGAAGCCACCAATATCATGTCCGTAGCATTGCATGAGGGAGAGGCCAGCGTTGAGACCTAGGGCAGTCGAGCCTCTCATACTATCCCAGCTAGTAGTGTTATCACCACTCCAAGAGCTGCAGGCGTAACGCATGGTACCCGCTGTAGCACTGCGAGTGAGAACGAAAGGGCGCGAGTCTGGGTTAACAGCGAGAAGAGCATCATGAGATGCCTTACCGTTCAGCTCGGTATGTAGACTCCGACCCCAAAGACCGACCTGAGGTCGCTTCTCAAGCCCCTCAGGAACCTCGAGTACGTCCTTGTTAACGTTGAGAGCGCACTCCCATTCGTCATCTGGGATCGTGTACTCGTTGTTATCGTTCCACATGCAGTCGATACCCTCTTCTGCGAGCTTCTTAATTCCATTGTACCACCAATTGTAACCGGCCTCAGAAGTAAAGTCGATATGGCCACCATTGGCTCTCTCGCCTCCTCCAGCGCTCCAAAGCTTGGTAACAGCGGGTTCCTTGGTATGGGGATCAAGGAAAAGACCGCCAgcatccttgagcttctggtaCTCGGGATGACTGGAAACGAGATATGGCTTGACATTTGCGATACAACGCATGCCTAGCTTATGGAACTCCTTGATCCAGTCCTCAGGATCAGGGAAGCGGTGGCGATTCCAGGTGAAAACATGTCGGTTCTTTGGGTGCTGCTCAGCCACGGTGTATCCAGATGACATCTGGTAAGCTGAGCAAGGAATGTCGtgctccttcatcttgtgCGCCAACTCGATCAGGGCCTCACCAGCAGGGGGGTCGTCAAGCATGGAATACTTCATGCCTCCGGAGAGGTAGCCAAAGGCCCAGCGAGGGACAAGAAGAGGATAACCGGCGAGATCAGCGTAGGTCTGAACCACCTCTTTGAGCGTCTTTCCGGTGATAATATACTCTTCCAGACCTCCAAAGTCTTGACGATAGACCTTGTAGAATCCCCACATACCATCCATCTCAGAGCCGATGGAGTATTCTCCTCGAGTATGGCTGGTGGAGAACATAGCCACGCATCCTTGGGGCGTAGCATTGATCAGGAGGGGGATGTTCTTGTAGAGAGGGTCAGTTCGGTGAGCGTCGTATCCAAAACTGTCGGTGGCTGATATTTGGAAGCGGCGACCAGAGAGATCCATTGGTGCAGCTTTTTCTCCAAGACCGACATGGAACGTCTTGCGGTTGTACTGAGTGTAATGAGCGACACCGTCGCCATTGACCGCATAAGATCTgttgtcaagatcttgaagaataGGTGGCTGCCCATCAAAGCCTACCGAGAGAAGAGGGGTCTCTCCGGCGTAGTCGACATTAGCGATCACATCGCCAATCTGGATCTTGGTACCCTTGTCACTGGATGTGACTTTCGGCTGAGCACCGTCTAGCTTTGTCTCAGCACGAGGGACACTGGGACGAGGCGGTAGCGGATGGGTAGCGGATGTGAAGGTGGTTCTGAAGACGTTGGGACGAACGGCTTCAAAGTTGAACTCAAAGGGTAGAGTGGCATCGTTGCAACGCAAGTGGACAGACGGCTTGGTGCTGTCTTGACCAGCCGCATCGACGGTCCACGACGAGGGAATGCGTTCACGTTGAGGCATGATGAAACAATAATCGAGGTTTGATGTACAAACTCAATAGTTAACGATTGAAAGAGGAAAATACAGGAGGGAATGATCCTCTTTTAACTTGACGCAGCATGCATTCATTGCCGCGTTCGGGATGCAAGTATCGCCTCATTTACAGCCAATATCtatcgagaagaagccaagatcgGGTCTGCCTCGTTTTGTCCGACGCCATCGCCGGAGAATTCTGCCCAAGTCCGGTCCTGCTCTGCCGCGTGACCCGTTCAGTACTAAACCCCTCACGCTGGGGTCGgagaaaacaccaaaaagtcCGATTTCTTTGCCGAGAATCCCCACGGGGTAAAAAGTCCACTCCGAtgaccagcaacagcatTATTTCTGATGATCATAACCCTCACTTGACCCCCAAACTATTTGAGCTAGTTAATTCAATCTGATGAGTTTTcagtctttttttttcagacattaaataggtaatataaagatcGTTATGTAGAGGACCAAGAGATCAAGCTCCACATATATGTCTTTCAGACCTATCAATGACTGAGAAATGATGTTCCTGCCTGAGGCGTCGAAACAAGACTTCCGCTTCTAAACTTCCCCGCGCAAACATGATTCGCCAGGGGGAGACTGAACATCATGAGAAGCGCGTTTCGGCATTCAATACCAGTCCAAGCTCATATATTAAGATGAAAAGAGATCAACATGTCACAGATTCATCAACCTTCAGAAGGGGCAACTTCACAAACGGCCCCGTCCTCACGTATCCGTAAGAAAAGATTACCGGTATATCCGCCTTGCATTTGAAATTTGCCAGCCTCAACTTAGAGTTATTACATGCATGTATAAAGAATCTAACATGAATCTTTTAGAAAGCATGCATAGCTTGTCGCCAGAGCAAAGTCAGTAGGCATCCAGGTACCTCTCTGGACGCACGTAGCTTACCTCTTGATTAGGTGAAGTGCAATGGCTCACGGCCATGTTCTCGGTGTGTATATTATATGGACGGACACGAACTCACAGTGCTGATGGACAACATAGGTGTTGTCAACTTCAAAAGACGTGCCAATTTGTCGAGAGACCAAAAGAGGACCATGAACTGTTCGACTTCCTTGTCACCGGTGACAGTAATGTTTCTAATTCGTCGTTACAGCAAGATCGAGGCGCTCCAGAGAGAGGTCGAGTTTCTTAAATCACAGCTGCAATCCTATTCATCCTCAGTGATGGAGCGCTCACCTACCACCTATCCAGCAGAGGATCAGCCGACATTCATGACAGCGAGTCGTACCGACGTTCCGGCTCATGGTGTATATACATCTGCACCAGCAAGAGTCCCTTTGCAACCCGTGGGATCGACCTGCACTAGCTCTCCAGATACTGCTACATTCCTTAACAGAGCCCAAGGAAGATCGAGGTCAGCCTTCGAGACTGATACAATAGCCCCCACAACAGCTGAGCTCGGGATTGATATGAAGGACGACGAGGCGCGGCTGTACTTCAATGCATTCTTCTCCGGCTGTGACCGCTACGTTCCCGTTTTTGACCAGCGCTTTGACACAATGGAAGCTATTCGCAACAACAGTGCTTTGCTATTTATCACAATATGCTCAGTTGGGTGTCGTGTGCTCAACGGCACAAGCTCGAGATGGCGAGCTCTTGCACTCCAGACTCAACGCTTGCTCAATGCCGCTATCGTCAATCCGTTGATGGGAAGTCTTGAGACAGTACAAGCAATTCTCGTTCAAGCCTGTTATGCAGGAGAAAGGGCACTCCTCATTGCAATTGCCACGCGCATGGCCTTGGATCTTGGATTCCCTGAAGCCTACGATACGCTCATTGCGGAATCCGTCTTGGGAGACATGCAGATGGACAACACCGACCAAGCTACCTACAGCGACAACACTATGCGCATGCGCAAAACTAGAGTTTGGCTGCATCTATTGGTGATGAGCTACATTCTACACGTAGATGCCGGAGGGATGCCAACGTTCAAGTTTCGAGGTGCTTCACGCAGATGCAGAGTCCTCCTGCAAAGCCCACTCGCTACCGGGATGGATCATTATCTCTTCGCTCAGGTCGAGCTGAATGTTCTTCGCGCAAAGATATATGCATCTCTACCCCAGGGCGCCCATCTGAGTGACGAAgagattcttgatcttgtcaaagatGCCAAACTCGACATCGATGTCTGGTTCCAGGACTGGGTACGAATCTCGCAGCCGCATCACGAAGCGATGCCTTGGTTTGTGCCTAACCTTTCTGTTCAGCGCTGCTGGGCTGACAACATGGCTCTTTGTCGTGCTGTGAGAGCCGCGGGCGTGGAGAATGTCAACGTCATGTCGCCCATCCAGAAGAACATGTTATCAATGACCAGAGCTTCGCTTCAGCAAcatcttgatatcatcatccaagaACCAAGGATATATCTCAAGAGTATCCGCTATGCAATGGACTTTGTCTGGGCAAAGAACACTTTCtgttgtcttcttctgctcaagTTGTCTGCTTTGCTACCCGACACAGATAAGTTGCAGACGCAAGGTCTCAGCAATGAGCTTATCGTAAAGGCTAGCATCCTGCTGCAAGAACTAGAACTAGTCGCTGCTGCGGGGCATAAAGACGACACTCGATCAAATACCAGTTCACTATACCTTCAACTTTTGAAGACGAGTATACAGAAGTATAAGCGTTGGCTAggtcaagatgaacaaggcCCTGGAGGAGGACAAACATCCTTTCCTCTGACTCAAGAGAGGAACTGCGACAACGAGCTTGAGTCTTTTGTCCCAGACCAATTTGTCTTCGAATGGGACTTTCCAGGCCTGACCCTGTTTTCGTCTCCTATCAATGAGACCGGTTGGATCAATGAACTTCTTACCGGAGCACAAGAGTTTGGGGAAACCGGAAGCAGCATCAACTGGGCTCTAATCGACTTTTCTATGTGAGATAATCAGCAGAAATCAAACGGCTGGTGTGCCATGGTAGATAATACAGCTATTCTCTGCATGTTTTAATAACCTGTCGGCCGCAATGTTGTGCATACCATGGGCCCCGAAGGAGAGATAAACTGCACGACTGTTGGACTGAACTACTTTAAATTCTTTTATCTCTACTCTCAACTTGGCAGTAACAAGCTCGACGTCGCCAAAATATCTAGCAGTCGCTTCTGTGAAACACCAAGCTGACAGGATCAATACTTCAGGAAGATCGAGCCAATCGTCAGCCATGTAGTTATACACTGCATAATGGGCTGCGACCCGGATTTAAGCAATACTGATTTCACATAACCCATTTACGTCTAGCCTCTAACATCAGTCCGCTGGGCCGTCAGCCCGTCAACTATAACTAAAACTCTTGACTTCCTAGCACGGCCCCCCTTAGCCTCTTTCTTAAGAGCATAAAGCAAAGGAAATAGAGTTAGATGCAACTAATAAGAGAAGCTATCACCGCCAATTTATGACTGAATGTTTTATGTACAACATGGGATGAATAATGCAGAGTGATCTGTGCCGTAGGAACAGTGCAGATAAACAGAACTTTCCTCAGTGATGCATCAATATTCGAGACTTCTGGAGTTCAGAGTATCATAGACCGGGCAAATGTCGCTGGTATTGGTATCTGTACGTTCGGTTTCGGCGTATCACACGATCCAGAAGCCCTTGTACAGCTCGCCTCTGGAACCAAGGCAGCTTATACCTACGTCAAGGATTGGGTGGGCCTTCCTGACTCTCTGTTGGCCTGTTTT
Proteins encoded in this window:
- a CDS encoding related to ROT2-glucosidase II, catalytic subunit: MPQRERIPSSWTVDAAGQDSTKPSVHLRCNDATLPFEFNFEAVRPNVFRTTFTSATHPLPPRPSVPRAETKLDGAQPKVTSSDKGTKIQIGDVIANVDYAGETPLLSVGFDGQPPILQDLDNRSYAVNGDGVAHYTQYNRKTFHVGLGEKAAPMDLSGRRFQISATDSFGYDAHRTDPLYKNIPLLINATPQGCVAMFSTSHTRGEYSIGSEMDGMWGFYKVYRQDFGGLEEYIITGKTLKEVVQTYADLAGYPLLVPRWAFGYLSGGMKYSMLDDPPAGEALIELAHKMKEHDIPCSAYQMSSGYTVAEQHPKNRHVFTWNRHRFPDPEDWIKEFHKLGMRCIANVKPYLVSSHPEYQKLKDAGGLFLDPHTKEPAVTKLWSAGGGERANGGHIDFTSEAGYNWWYNGIKKLAEEGIDCMWNDNNEYTIPDDEWECALNVNKDVLEVPEGLEKRPQVGLWGRSLHTELNGKASHDALLAVNPDSRPFVLTRSATAGTMRYACSSWSGDNTTSWDSMRGSTALGLNAGLSLMQCYGHDIGGFEGPQPDPELLLRWVQLGIYSPRFAINCFKTGEDNSIGDVIEPWMHPSITHLVRKTIKRRYALIPYIYSLSLESHQTASPPQRWIGWGYESDPEVWKLLDGEKQYWLGDSMLVGGVFEAGASKVKFYLPKASDDDEGYLNLNAPYQYLEAGQWVDLDVEWHGAGIPVLGKVGRAVAVGRDVQVLSPGEKENVANLPLDDYRGVEIFPPQKASRDGKWHETTWYEDDGTSVSTKNKISSYTIAYSATESVIKVKFSKDESSGFQAPWKSLVVILPFGDLRTVVSEEKEVVDLGLSAEGKKQFELK